The Microbacterium luteum genome includes a region encoding these proteins:
- a CDS encoding dihydrolipoamide acetyltransferase family protein, giving the protein MSEDFRLPDLGEGLPEAEIVQWHVAEGDTVSLNQTLAEVETAKAVVEIPSPFAGVVRTLHAAPGDVVDVGAVLVSVDTSAASGDAGGDGTGGTGEGQGDAVEVAATGEAEDEPAPANLVGYGAAVGTPARRRRRRAAAGESSAGADTAILEAAPHDAIRLTDTAADTLAERPRSTPPVRKLAKELGVDIALITPAGPDGLITRRDVEDVAGRGRTPAASRERAPSQEPAGERETRVPVRGVRRHTAEAMVASAFTAPHATTFLTVDATETMEFIARVRGDAVPARIGVLAVAAKAVCLSLRRHSSLNARWDERAGEIVEFGYVNLGIAAATPRGLLVPRIADADAMTLAELATELSALTERARSGRSTPAELTGSTFSITNVGVFGVDAGTPILNPGEAGILALGAVRRMPWEHEGAIALRSVITLSLSFDHRVVDGEQAASFLRDVGALLADPARAMLLA; this is encoded by the coding sequence ATGAGCGAGGACTTCCGACTCCCGGACCTGGGCGAGGGGCTGCCCGAGGCCGAGATCGTGCAGTGGCACGTCGCCGAGGGCGACACGGTGTCCCTGAATCAGACGCTCGCCGAGGTCGAGACGGCCAAGGCCGTCGTGGAGATCCCCTCGCCCTTCGCCGGGGTGGTCAGGACACTGCACGCGGCGCCGGGCGACGTCGTCGACGTGGGTGCCGTCCTGGTGAGCGTCGACACCTCTGCTGCGTCGGGCGACGCCGGAGGAGACGGGACCGGCGGAACGGGCGAGGGCCAGGGGGATGCCGTCGAGGTCGCTGCGACCGGGGAGGCGGAGGATGAGCCCGCGCCGGCAAACCTCGTCGGCTACGGAGCGGCCGTCGGCACACCCGCACGGCGACGTCGTCGCCGTGCCGCGGCCGGGGAATCGAGCGCCGGCGCCGACACGGCGATCCTCGAGGCCGCACCTCATGACGCGATCCGCCTGACCGACACGGCCGCCGACACCCTCGCCGAGCGACCGCGGTCCACTCCACCGGTGCGGAAGCTGGCCAAGGAGCTCGGCGTGGATATCGCCCTGATCACGCCCGCGGGTCCCGACGGGCTCATCACGCGTCGAGACGTCGAAGACGTCGCCGGACGGGGACGCACGCCGGCAGCCTCGCGCGAGCGCGCCCCCTCGCAGGAACCGGCTGGCGAGCGGGAAACGCGCGTACCGGTCCGCGGCGTGCGTCGGCACACCGCGGAGGCGATGGTCGCCAGCGCCTTCACGGCGCCGCACGCCACCACGTTCCTGACGGTGGACGCGACCGAGACGATGGAATTCATCGCGCGCGTCCGGGGGGATGCGGTGCCTGCCCGGATCGGTGTGCTGGCCGTGGCCGCCAAGGCCGTCTGTCTGTCGCTCCGGCGCCACTCGTCGCTCAACGCGCGGTGGGACGAGCGCGCCGGCGAGATCGTGGAGTTCGGCTATGTGAACCTCGGGATCGCCGCCGCGACCCCGCGCGGTCTTCTCGTGCCGCGCATCGCGGATGCCGACGCGATGACGCTCGCAGAACTCGCGACCGAGCTCTCTGCCCTCACCGAGCGTGCCCGGTCGGGGCGGTCGACGCCCGCCGAACTCACCGGCAGCACGTTCTCGATCACCAACGTCGGCGTGTTCGGCGTCGATGCCGGAACGCCCATCCTCAATCCGGGGGAGGCCGGCATCCTCGCCCTGGGTGCGGTCCGCCGCATGCCGTGGGAGCACGAAGGCGCGATCGCACTGCGGAGTGTCATCACCTTGAGTCTGTCCTTCGACCATCGCGTCGTCGACGGCGAACAGGCTGCGTCGTTCCTGCGGGACGTGGGCGCGCTGCTGGCTGACCCTGCACGCGCGATGCTCCTGGCGTGA
- a CDS encoding Lrp/AsnC family transcriptional regulator codes for MTTLDRTDLELLSALSADPRATVVALAERLGLSRNTVQARMARLDRSGVFLSYERAISASALGFPIEAFISVMVRQADLPRIRAELARVPEVVQADGLSGQVDLLVRVACRDTQHLFDTDGRILAIDGVERTETSLIMGEVIGYRVAPLIDLATREA; via the coding sequence ATGACCACTCTGGACCGCACCGATCTGGAACTGCTCTCGGCCCTGTCCGCCGACCCCCGCGCGACGGTCGTCGCCCTCGCCGAACGACTCGGCCTCTCGCGCAACACGGTCCAGGCACGCATGGCCAGACTCGACCGTTCCGGTGTGTTCCTGTCCTACGAGCGCGCGATCTCGGCATCGGCCCTCGGCTTCCCGATCGAGGCGTTCATCAGTGTCATGGTGCGGCAGGCGGACCTGCCCCGCATCCGCGCGGAACTGGCCCGCGTTCCCGAGGTCGTTCAGGCGGACGGATTGAGCGGTCAGGTCGATCTGCTCGTACGCGTCGCATGTCGCGACACCCAGCACCTCTTCGACACGGATGGCCGCATCCTGGCCATCGACGGTGTGGAGCGCACCGAGACCTCTCTCATCATGGGAGAGGTCATCGGGTACCGCGTGGCGCCCTTGATCGATCTCGCCACCCGCGAAGCCTGA
- a CDS encoding alpha-ketoacid dehydrogenase subunit beta — protein MSRLTMAAALGHGLRRAMRDDERVVLMGEDIGRLGGVFRVTDGLLDEFGPARVVDTPLAEAGIVGTAVGLAYRGFRPVVEIQFDGFVYPAFDQIVCQVAKLHYRTQGRVRMPLTIRIPWAGGVGAAEHHSESPEAYFVHTSGLRVIAVSQPQDAYVMLRQAIACDDPVVFFEPKRLYHRKGDVDLADASPMGLARVARPGHDVTLVTYGAQVTTALDAAAAAEEDGVSIEVIDLRSLSPVDYRTLAASVRRTGRVVVTHEAGGEAGMAAEVITSLVERCFHYLEAPPERVTGHDIPYPPAKLEALHLPDLDRILDAVDRVLGRPASPTGFEDEVVIPEAEEAVR, from the coding sequence ATGAGCCGGTTGACGATGGCTGCAGCGCTCGGCCACGGTCTGCGCAGAGCGATGCGCGACGACGAGCGCGTCGTGCTGATGGGGGAGGACATCGGGCGTCTGGGCGGCGTCTTCCGCGTCACGGACGGGCTCCTCGACGAGTTCGGGCCGGCGCGCGTCGTCGACACCCCTCTCGCGGAGGCGGGCATCGTGGGCACCGCGGTGGGGCTGGCCTACCGCGGATTCCGACCCGTGGTCGAGATCCAGTTCGACGGGTTCGTCTACCCGGCCTTCGACCAGATCGTGTGTCAGGTGGCGAAGCTCCACTATCGCACGCAAGGACGCGTGCGCATGCCGCTCACCATCCGCATCCCCTGGGCGGGAGGGGTGGGGGCCGCGGAGCACCACTCCGAGTCGCCGGAGGCCTACTTCGTGCACACGTCCGGCCTTCGGGTGATCGCGGTGTCGCAGCCGCAGGATGCGTACGTCATGCTCCGGCAGGCGATCGCGTGCGACGATCCGGTCGTCTTCTTCGAGCCGAAGCGGCTCTACCACCGCAAGGGCGACGTCGATCTCGCCGACGCCTCGCCGATGGGCCTTGCGCGTGTCGCCCGCCCCGGACATGATGTGACGCTGGTCACGTACGGGGCCCAGGTGACGACGGCGCTCGATGCCGCGGCCGCCGCCGAGGAGGACGGCGTGTCGATCGAGGTCATCGATCTGCGCTCCCTGTCACCCGTGGACTACCGCACGCTCGCGGCATCGGTGCGACGTACCGGCCGGGTCGTCGTCACCCACGAGGCCGGCGGTGAGGCCGGGATGGCGGCCGAGGTCATCACCAGCCTCGTCGAGCGATGCTTCCACTACCTCGAGGCGCCGCCGGAACGGGTGACCGGGCACGACATCCCCTACCCGCCGGCGAAGCTCGAAGCACTGCACCTGCCCGATCTGGATCGGATCCTCGATGCGGTGGACCGGGTGCTGGGACGACCCGCGAGCCCGACGGGGTTCGAGGACGAGGTGGTCATCCCGGAGGCGGAGGAGGCGGTTCGATGA
- a CDS encoding type B 50S ribosomal protein L31 produces the protein MKTDIHPDYQAVVFRDLGSGETFLTRSTVTSDKTMELDGVEYPVIDVEISSSSHPFYTGKQRIMDSAGRVEKFNQRFKNFGSK, from the coding sequence ATGAAGACTGACATCCACCCCGACTACCAGGCGGTCGTTTTCCGCGACCTCGGCTCGGGCGAGACCTTCCTCACCCGTTCGACGGTGACCAGCGACAAGACCATGGAGCTCGACGGCGTCGAGTACCCGGTGATCGACGTCGAGATCTCGTCGTCCTCGCACCCGTTCTACACGGGCAAGCAGCGCATCATGGACTCGGCCGGCCGCGTCGAGAAGTTCAACCAGCGCTTCAAGAACTTCGGCTCCAAGTAA
- a CDS encoding alpha/beta fold hydrolase: MSAPHPYAARLAAIPVQRHETEVLGSPTVWWEYGDSDATTTILAVHGFRGEHHGLEPVVAFLPGVRFVMPDLPGFGETPSIPGLTHDIDTYTRWLIAFAAAVAPGAVVLGHSFGSIIAASAVADGLATPRLVLVNPIGAPALEGPRGILTRLAVLYYRAGAALPRPLGEALLRNGVIVRVMSVSMAKTKDAEVRRFVHDQHDTYFSRFADRDVLHDAFVASVSHDVREFAPRITVPTLLIAADRDDITPIEAERLLAATFAESTLVEIPDVGHLIHYETPQAAAAAIEAFLAA, encoded by the coding sequence GTGTCCGCTCCGCACCCCTACGCCGCGCGTCTCGCGGCGATCCCGGTGCAGCGACACGAGACCGAGGTGCTGGGGTCGCCCACCGTCTGGTGGGAGTACGGCGACAGCGATGCCACGACGACCATCCTCGCCGTCCACGGATTCCGGGGCGAGCACCACGGTCTCGAACCGGTCGTGGCGTTCCTGCCGGGAGTGCGCTTCGTCATGCCGGATCTGCCGGGCTTCGGAGAGACACCTTCGATCCCGGGCCTCACGCATGACATCGACACCTACACGCGGTGGTTGATCGCCTTCGCAGCGGCGGTCGCACCCGGCGCGGTCGTCCTGGGGCACTCCTTCGGCTCGATCATCGCCGCCTCCGCGGTGGCAGACGGGCTGGCGACCCCGCGGCTCGTCCTGGTGAACCCGATCGGCGCGCCCGCGCTCGAGGGGCCCCGCGGCATCCTCACCCGCCTTGCCGTGCTGTACTACCGGGCCGGTGCGGCCCTTCCTCGACCGCTCGGGGAGGCGCTGCTCCGCAACGGCGTCATCGTGCGGGTGATGAGCGTGTCGATGGCCAAGACGAAGGATGCGGAGGTGCGTCGGTTCGTGCACGACCAGCACGACACCTACTTCTCCCGATTCGCCGACCGCGACGTGCTCCATGACGCATTCGTCGCCTCCGTCTCGCACGACGTGCGGGAATTCGCCCCGCGCATCACGGTGCCGACGCTCCTGATCGCCGCTGACAGGGATGACATCACCCCGATCGAGGCCGAGCGCCTGCTCGCGGCCACGTTCGCGGAGTCGACGCTCGTGGAGATTCCCGACGTCGGGCATCTCATCCACTACGAGACGCCCCAGGCGGCGGCGGCGGCCATCGAGGCTTTCCTCGCCGCGTGA
- a CDS encoding TetR/AcrR family transcriptional regulator encodes MTRSATDRERAKADRHDALLREAARLFADRGFSGVSLEDLGAAVGVSGPAVYRHFSGKQALLAAILVGVSERLHAGGTEVAAAHDTAADRLVALARFHVAFALSEADVIRVQDRDLANLSDGDARTVRRLQRDYVAIWTDTLGALLPHAEPAELRVRVYACFGLINSTPHSVRGVRWSVPDGPAAPVLEAMALAALTADADA; translated from the coding sequence ATGACAAGGAGCGCCACGGATCGTGAGCGCGCCAAAGCGGATCGCCATGACGCGCTGCTCCGCGAGGCCGCACGACTGTTCGCCGATCGCGGGTTCAGCGGCGTGAGTCTGGAGGACCTCGGCGCCGCCGTCGGCGTGTCGGGACCGGCCGTCTACCGGCACTTCTCGGGCAAGCAGGCTCTCCTGGCGGCCATCCTCGTCGGCGTCAGCGAGCGACTGCACGCGGGTGGGACGGAGGTCGCCGCCGCGCACGACACGGCCGCCGACCGCCTGGTCGCTCTCGCGCGCTTTCATGTCGCCTTCGCCCTGTCCGAAGCCGACGTCATCCGCGTGCAGGACCGCGATCTCGCCAATCTCTCCGATGGCGACGCCCGGACGGTGCGGCGTCTCCAGCGGGACTACGTCGCCATCTGGACGGACACCCTCGGCGCGCTGCTGCCGCACGCGGAGCCGGCCGAGCTGCGCGTGCGCGTCTACGCCTGCTTCGGTCTCATCAACTCCACACCGCACAGCGTGCGCGGCGTTCGCTGGAGTGTCCCGGACGGCCCAGCCGCGCCGGTCCTGGAGGCGATGGCGCTGGCGGCCCTCACCGCGGATGCCGACGCCTGA
- a CDS encoding ABC transporter ATP-binding protein, whose translation MPQVLEYSDVVVRRNARDIIDHLDWSVNDDERWVILGPNGAGKTTLLQMADTMMHPTSGTVTILGERLGRSDVFELRPRIGFASSALARRVPPEETVLNVVLTAAFSVLGRWREDYEDIDERRALRVLAEWKLDELADRTFGTLSDGERKRVSIARAVMTDPELLLLDEPTASLDLGAREELLSLLGGYAQAPTTPAMIMVTHHVEEIPVGFTHVLLLRDGRVVGAGPLADTLTSAALTEAFGVPIDLTEHDGRYAARAAH comes from the coding sequence ATGCCGCAGGTGCTCGAATACTCCGACGTCGTCGTCCGCCGCAACGCCAGGGACATCATCGATCACCTCGATTGGTCGGTGAACGACGACGAGCGCTGGGTGATCCTCGGCCCCAACGGCGCCGGCAAGACCACGCTGCTGCAGATGGCGGACACCATGATGCACCCGACGTCGGGCACCGTCACGATCCTCGGTGAGCGGCTGGGGCGCAGCGACGTGTTCGAACTGCGGCCGCGCATCGGATTCGCCTCCTCCGCGCTGGCTCGTCGCGTGCCGCCGGAGGAGACGGTGCTGAACGTGGTGCTCACCGCGGCCTTCAGCGTGCTCGGGCGCTGGCGCGAGGACTACGAGGACATCGACGAGCGCCGTGCGCTGCGGGTGCTCGCCGAGTGGAAGCTCGACGAACTCGCCGACCGCACCTTCGGCACGCTCTCCGACGGCGAGCGCAAGCGCGTGTCGATCGCCCGGGCCGTGATGACCGACCCGGAGCTGCTGCTCCTGGACGAGCCGACCGCGAGCCTGGACCTCGGCGCACGGGAAGAGCTGCTCTCCCTTCTCGGCGGCTACGCACAGGCGCCGACGACGCCGGCCATGATCATGGTGACGCATCACGTGGAGGAGATCCCCGTGGGCTTCACACACGTGCTGCTGTTGCGCGACGGCCGTGTCGTCGGTGCCGGGCCCCTCGCCGACACCCTCACCTCCGCGGCTCTCACCGAGGCGTTCGGGGTCCCGATCGACCTCACCGAACACGACGGCCGCTACGCCGCCCGCGCGGCGCACTGA
- a CDS encoding carboxyl transferase domain-containing protein, which translates to MEASSVQAPRAQASSGQAELADRLRRRLSEVARGGPDAARERHVSRGKLLPRERIRRLLDLGSPFLEVAPLAADGLYDGVAPAAGVVAGIGLVHGRHVMVVCNDPTVKGGAYFPMTVKKHLRAQEIAGENRLPCIYLVDSGGAYLPMQDEVFPDRDHFGRIFYTQARLSAAGIPQISAVLGSCTAGGAYVPAMSDETVIVRDQGTIFLGGPPLVKAAIGEVVTAEDLGGGRLHAERSGVVDHLADDDDHALQIVRDIVSTLPAPPRTEAVVVRDPGRPATDLYDLVPLDVNRPYDVRDVLACLIDGEDFHEFKSRYGTTLVTGFARIHGHLVGFVANNGVLFSESSLKGAHFIELCDQRGVPLVFLQNISGFMVGSDAEAGGIAKDGAKMVTAVATTRVPKLTVVIGGSFGAGNYSMCGRASSPRFLWSWPGSRISVMGGRQAASVLATVREDAMAVRGQEWTTDERESFEAPIRSRYEEQGDPYYATARLWDDGIIDPADTRDVLGLALDVVTRVPLAEPRLGLFRM; encoded by the coding sequence ATGGAGGCATCCTCGGTCCAGGCGCCCCGCGCCCAGGCGTCGTCGGGTCAGGCGGAGCTCGCGGACCGGCTGCGCCGGCGGCTGTCCGAGGTGGCGCGCGGCGGCCCGGACGCGGCGCGCGAGCGACACGTCTCACGCGGGAAGCTGCTGCCGCGCGAGCGCATCCGGCGCCTGCTGGACCTCGGCAGCCCGTTCCTGGAAGTGGCGCCGCTGGCGGCGGACGGACTGTACGACGGCGTCGCGCCGGCCGCGGGCGTGGTCGCCGGGATCGGGCTCGTCCACGGTCGCCACGTCATGGTCGTCTGCAACGACCCGACCGTGAAGGGCGGCGCCTACTTCCCGATGACGGTGAAGAAGCATCTGCGCGCACAGGAGATAGCGGGGGAGAACAGACTGCCGTGCATCTACCTCGTCGACTCCGGCGGCGCATACCTGCCGATGCAGGATGAGGTCTTTCCCGATCGCGACCACTTCGGGCGCATCTTCTACACCCAGGCTCGACTGTCGGCCGCCGGCATCCCGCAGATCTCCGCCGTTCTCGGCTCGTGTACCGCCGGCGGAGCCTATGTGCCCGCGATGAGCGACGAGACGGTGATCGTGCGAGACCAGGGCACGATCTTCCTCGGCGGTCCACCGCTGGTCAAGGCGGCGATCGGCGAGGTGGTGACCGCCGAGGACCTCGGCGGGGGCCGACTCCACGCCGAGCGCTCCGGGGTGGTGGACCACCTCGCCGACGACGATGATCACGCCCTCCAGATCGTGCGCGACATCGTCTCGACCCTTCCCGCCCCGCCGCGCACGGAGGCGGTCGTCGTGCGTGACCCCGGTCGCCCGGCGACCGACCTCTACGACCTGGTCCCTCTCGACGTCAATCGGCCCTACGACGTCCGCGATGTCCTCGCGTGTCTGATCGACGGCGAGGACTTCCACGAGTTCAAGAGTCGCTACGGCACCACACTCGTCACGGGCTTCGCGCGTATCCACGGTCATCTCGTGGGATTTGTCGCCAACAACGGCGTCCTCTTCAGCGAGTCCTCCCTCAAGGGCGCGCACTTCATCGAGCTGTGCGATCAGCGCGGCGTTCCGCTGGTGTTCCTGCAGAACATCTCCGGGTTCATGGTCGGCAGCGACGCCGAGGCCGGGGGGATCGCGAAGGACGGCGCGAAGATGGTCACCGCCGTCGCCACCACGCGCGTTCCGAAGCTGACCGTCGTGATCGGCGGATCGTTCGGTGCCGGCAACTACTCCATGTGCGGACGCGCCTCCTCACCGCGCTTCCTCTGGTCCTGGCCCGGCAGTCGGATCTCGGTGATGGGCGGGCGCCAGGCCGCGTCGGTGCTCGCCACCGTGCGCGAGGATGCGATGGCGGTGCGCGGGCAGGAGTGGACGACAGACGAACGGGAGTCCTTCGAGGCCCCGATCCGATCCCGCTACGAGGAGCAGGGTGATCCGTACTACGCCACGGCCCGACTCTGGGACGACGGCATCATCGACCCCGCGGACACGCGCGATGTGCTGGGGCTGGCGCTCGACGTCGTCACTCGCGTCCCCCTGGCCGAGCCACGACTCGGACTGTTCCGGATGTGA
- the pdhA gene encoding pyruvate dehydrogenase (acetyl-transferring) E1 component subunit alpha, whose protein sequence is MTTMHTLNPTADPATDIDEVARLIRADGTRVCDGELDPWVDDVDHAFLRDLYRDMSLVRSVDTEGVALQRQGQLGLWAPCRGQEAAQVGTARALRPDDFVFPSYRELGVGLVRGAEPADVVLSWRGEVHATYDPQRMRTAPPQIIIGAQSLHAVGYAMGIQRDRGGEIAVAYFGDGATSQGDVNEAMVFASSFAAPVVFVCSNNQWAISEPVTVQARFPIAGRAPGFGIPSMRIDGNDVLACLAAMRWAADHARSGAGPAFLEAVTYRMGPHTTSDDPTRYRAPEDLEAWAQRDPIMRLEALLKAEDAWDDAFEAGVADRADELAAAVRDAALHARSREPLAVFDDVYAEPHTALAAQRRRFGAYLDGFADDEEDAR, encoded by the coding sequence ATGACGACGATGCACACCCTGAATCCGACCGCTGATCCCGCGACCGACATCGACGAGGTCGCCCGTCTGATCCGCGCTGACGGCACTCGCGTCTGCGACGGTGAACTCGATCCCTGGGTCGACGACGTCGATCATGCGTTCCTGCGGGACCTGTACCGGGACATGTCGCTCGTCCGGAGCGTCGACACCGAGGGGGTCGCGCTGCAACGTCAGGGTCAGCTGGGCCTCTGGGCACCCTGCCGAGGGCAGGAGGCGGCGCAGGTCGGCACCGCTCGCGCCCTGCGGCCTGACGACTTCGTGTTCCCCAGCTACCGCGAGCTCGGAGTCGGGCTCGTGCGCGGCGCGGAGCCCGCGGATGTCGTGCTCTCCTGGCGTGGTGAGGTCCACGCGACCTACGACCCGCAGCGCATGCGCACCGCGCCCCCGCAGATCATCATCGGGGCGCAGTCGCTGCACGCGGTGGGGTACGCGATGGGCATCCAGCGCGACCGCGGCGGGGAGATCGCCGTGGCCTACTTCGGCGACGGCGCCACGAGCCAGGGCGACGTCAACGAGGCGATGGTCTTCGCGTCGTCCTTCGCCGCTCCGGTCGTCTTCGTGTGCTCCAACAATCAGTGGGCGATCTCGGAGCCGGTCACGGTGCAGGCGAGGTTCCCGATCGCCGGGCGCGCGCCCGGCTTCGGCATCCCGAGCATGCGGATCGACGGGAACGACGTCCTCGCGTGTCTGGCCGCCATGCGGTGGGCAGCCGATCATGCGCGCTCCGGAGCGGGCCCCGCCTTCCTCGAGGCCGTGACGTATCGCATGGGGCCTCATACGACCTCCGACGATCCGACGCGGTATCGCGCTCCGGAAGACCTCGAGGCGTGGGCACAGCGCGACCCGATCATGCGGCTGGAGGCGCTCCTGAAGGCCGAGGACGCGTGGGACGACGCCTTCGAAGCCGGCGTGGCGGACCGGGCGGATGAGCTCGCGGCAGCGGTTCGGGACGCGGCACTCCACGCGCGCTCGCGGGAGCCGCTCGCGGTGTTCGACGACGTCTACGCCGAGCCGCACACCGCGCTCGCGGCACAACGTCGCCGGTTCGGGGCGTACCTCGACGGATTCGCCGACGACGAGGAGGACGCGCGATGA